The window TAACTCTCTTTTCGCAAGTATGATTTTCTTGTACTAAATTGCTAAATAAAAAGAAGATATCATCTTCTAGAATTTGCGATATCTTAAGCGCTGTTTCTAATGGTGGAGAAATATGCCCATTTTCCCAGTTCGAAACTGATTGCTTTCCCTTGTATCCAAGCGCTTTCGCCAGTTGTTCTTGAGTTAAATTTTTCTTCTCGCGCGATTTTACTAGATTAACATTCTTCACATTGTCACCCCCGATGTATGAACAACTTGTACCCTTAGTATACGTACAAGAATCTTGTATGTCAACAATAAAATACAATTAACTTGTACTATTAATTATTTCATATACATATGATGTACAATATCCTTGTACATACTGATATTAGGGGGAATTGTAATGGTGTCCCAAAGGTTAAAAAGTGCTAGAAATAGATTAAAGCTAACTCAGGAAGCACTTGCGGAAAAAGTGAATACGTCAAAAGGAACTATTAGTAATTACGAAAACGGTCATAGCACACCTTCGAATGAAATGTTGGTTCTACTGTCTGATGTTCTTGAAATAACTACTGACTATCTATTAGGGAAGTCGGATAATCCTACAACAAACGGCGTCAACAACGACAAGGCATTCTTCATGTCTAAAATCGCATCGGAATTTCCGGATATTGACTTAATGTTCCGGGATTTGGAATCGATGTCTGCAGAAGAAATGCAAGAAGTGTACGATTATATTAAATTTAAGAAGAGTCAAAAGGGCGAAAAGTGAGGGGGATTTCATGAAATTTAAACTTGGCGCTTTGCTTGCACTTTGTTTAGTGATTCTTTTGGGTTGTGGGAAGAAAGTCGATGACGAAGCTCTTCAGAGAATTGCGACAGGTCTTGAAAATCGATGGGAGTACGCCGATAAATTACCGAACGAGGTCACGACGGAAGAATTAGAGAAAGCTGTTCAACTAGAATTAGATGAACTAGAAGATTATGAAGTTGATGATTTTAAAGATGTGCATCTATATGTACTTTACGATAATTACAGAAGAGACCTGAAACTTATCAAAACCTTAATGCTTGGAAAGAGGGCTGATTCTCTAGCTTTTCAAGAAGAATGGAAAGAACATATGGAAAAAAGAGCAAAAACTCTTTATGACTTAAATAACGACTATACACTCGACATATCGAACGAGAATAAAAAAGTTTTTGAAGAAATACTCGCGAAATCTGGCCGGTTAGTTGAAATGGATGTAATGAAAAAAGCCGTATCTGAAATAAAATCGTTAACTGATCTTAAAGTTGAAATCGAAGAGAATTCTATTGCCGTCACTTATGACATTGAAAGCGTATTGAGTAACAAATCATTTGTCGCTAGTAAGACTGGATTCCCTTCTCAAGCTATGGATATATTAAAAATATTGAACGATTATGACTTTGACGACAATGTTATAGTAACTACAAATAACGGAGTTATTGCCGCTTCTGCTTATTTCGATAAAAACGCTTTAGGAAAAGTCGACTTTGGTAAGTGGGATAAGTTAGATAGCGTTGATGCGCATAAGTTTTACGACATGACGAAGGCTTACCACATTAGACTGGGTATATGGGAAGAACTTGATGCTGAAACGCAAAAACTAATAGGCGATATGAATAAACGAGACTCTAACACATTCTGGGACGATCGCGGACTTGTGTATCAATAAATTTATTAGGTGTGCATTTTATGTACACCTACTCTTTTAACCATTAAACCAAACGTACATTCCCGTTAAGGAGGTCATCACTTGGGCACTCACCTAGAGGATTACATTTATAGTTTGTACATGTCTATCGATATAACGAATCCGGCAGATTTAGATATGTCGTTGATTGCCAAGGAAATTGGTGTTGAAATTGTATACAAAGAAAATTCATTCAGGTTTGATAATGAAATCATTCTGGTTAGAGGAACAAAAAGCGAGGAATGGATGGAGTTTGGGCATGAAGTTTGTCACTATTTAAGACATAGTGGCAACCAACTGAACATGCACTTCCTATTCATGAGGCTGCAAGAGTGGCAGGCAGATAGCTTTATGTATCACTTTTGTGTTCCGACGTTTATGTTGCATGAATTAGATTTGCCAAGTGATCGTAAAAAAGCAATTTGGGAGATTCAAAAGGCGTTCAATGTATCTTACGAGTTCGCAGAAATTCGATTGGAGAAGTTTGCGCAAAAACATGCATATGTAGCGCTTTCTTAATTCATTGAAAGGAGTTCATTCTAAATGGATGTAGTAAGAGAATTAGAAAGTCTTATAGCTATTTATTTTAATGGAGAAAACTATACCGTTGACGGAGTTGAATTGTCTAGAGATGACTCCAAAATCATAGCCTACCAGCTTATTCATTCACTTCAAATGGCCGAATTGATAATGGCGAGAAAAAAGAATTGAAAGGAAGTGTCGAATTGAATAATATTATTCACCTTTTCGATAAACAAAAGGACAATAAGTTACCATCAAACGCAATAAAAGTCGATTCGACCAAAACAGTACGTATTCCTATCCTTGATAGGATGTATGAGATTGACGGTGAATTATATTACGAAATCCAAGGTGATCCTACCCCTCGGAAATGGAAGGACTACGATCACATGGATTTCAATTAACACATTCCTCTGAAAGGAGGTGATGCAAATACCTATCCCCCACCGTGCGCCTGTCAACGCTAAAGGGAGATAAATGTAATGGTAGCGATAATGAAAGAAGAATCGAAGAAGCGCAAGAAATCTAAGAAGCATTTTACAAGCAAGGAGCCCGAGGTATTTTGGTACCTGAATGCTAAAGGTGAAAAACTATGGGGTTACCGTCACCGCTACTATGATGCATTAAAGAACCGCCGGGAAAAACCAAAGCAAGGTTTGGCATCGGAGAACATCGCAATTAGAGAGTTGCTCAAAGTCAAAACCGATTTGATTAACGGCAATGTTAAACGTGTTGATTATGAAAATATCACTGTTGCCGAATGGGTAGATACTTGGTTTGATGCGAATGAGAATGATTGGGAAATCAGTACACGCGCTCAACGAGAGCAAGCAATTCGACTCGTCATCAAGCCATTGTTAGGGAAGGAAAAATTAACAAGGTTAGAACGATCAACTTATAAGCGGAAGTATGTTAATGCTCTGCTGAAAAAGTACGACCCAGGTAGTGTCCAGTTGTATCATAACATTTTTAAAATCATTGTTAATGCAGCTGTTGAGGAGGAAATCCTTCCTCGAAATCGATTCAATAAAATAGTGATTATAAATGATAAGAAGAACGAAAATTTCCTTAATCCTGATGAACTAAAGGCATTTCTTACTTTCGCCAAAAATCATGAGTGTATCACGAATTACACACTTTTATTGATTCTGGCCTTCACTGGAATGAGAAGAGGCGAAATGCTAGGCTTGCAATGGAACAATATTGATTTTGAAAATAAAACAATTTCGATTGAGAGGACTCGTGATCATCATGGGACCCGTAAACCGAAAACGAAAAACAGCATACGAACATTCTTTGTCGACGACACAATATTAAACCAATTGAAGACTTATAGAGTTTGGTGTAAAAAAACAATGCTCACTTACGGTAATATATGGACGGAGACCGATTACGTATTGACATCGGAGAGATTTGGAACTCCTATCAGTGAAAAATCTGTATCTGAACCCATTAAACGCATTATCAAGGAAACTGGGATTAAACGGATCACGCCACACGGTCTACGGCATACTCATGCAACCATTATGATGAGTAAAGGTGTTCCCCTCAATACAATCGCAGACCGGTTGGGAAATACTCCCGAGATGGTTCTAAGAGTGTATGGCCACTCGTTTAAAGAACTCGAAATAGAGTCTGTTATAGCATTCAGTGATGCTGTTAATTATTGAGTTTGGGGGACGAATTGGGGGAACATTCAATTTCAGACCCCCTGAAAGCCTATAGTATACGCCTTCTTGCTAATGGGTTTTATTACGTGCTATAATAGGAGCATTGTGAATTTAGGAGGATTTTGAATGATAGCAGTCAGTAATGTAAGTCTTCAATTCGGCGACCGCAAGCTGTTTGAAGATGTGAATATACAGTTTAATCCAGGCCATTGTTATGGTCTAATTGGTGCAAACGGTGCGGGTAAATCAACATTCCTTAAAATCTTGTCCGGTGAACTTGAGCCGCAATCTGGTAATGTCATTATGAACAAAGATGAACGCCTTGCTATTCTGAAACAGAACCATTTTGAATATGAAGAAAGCGTCGTACTCGATACGGTCATTATGGGTCACAAACGCTTGTATGACATTATGATGGAGAAAAACGCTATCTACGCAAAAGAGGATTTTTCAGATGAGGACGGCATGCGCGCAGCTGAACTTGAAGGCGAATTTGGAGACCTAAACGGTTGGGAAGCCGAATCAGAAGCGGCAATTCTTTTACAAGGACTTGGTCTTGCTGATGAATATCACCAATTGAAGATGTCTGAACTAAACGGTTCCGATAAAGTGAAAGTGCTTCTTGCACAAGCATTATTTGGCAAGCCTGACGTTCTTCTTCTCGATGAGCCTACAAACTCACTTGATTTGAAAGCAATTCAATGGCTTGAAGAATTTCTCATTAACTTCGATAACACACTTATTGTTGTATCCCATGACCGTCACTTCTTAAACAAAGTTTGTACGCAAATTGCGGATGTTGACTTTTCGAAAATCCAAGTCTACCCTGGTAACTATGATTTCTGGTATGAGTCAAGCCAACTTGCATTGAAAATGTCACAAGACCAAAATAAGAAAAAAGAAGAGAAAATTAAAGAACTTCAGGCATTCGTTGCACGTTTCAGTGCCAATGCTTCGAAATCCAAACAAGCTACTTCTCGTAAGAAAACACTTGAAAAAATTGAGTTGGACGATATCAAACCTTCTTCTCGCCGCTATCCGTTCGTTAATTTCCAAATGGGTCGTGAAATTGGAAATGATGTACTAAGCATTCAAGATGTCAACAAAACACAGGATGGCAGAGTAATGCTTAAAGATGCTTCATTTACGATTGACAAAGAAGATAAGGTTATTCTTCTTGGAGATCCTCTTGCAAAAACAGCATTGCTTCAACTTCTTGCTGGAGAGACTGAGCCTGATTCCGGAGCTATCAAATGGGGTGTTACGACAACACATGCATACCTCCCTATCGATAACAGTGAGTACTTCCAAGGATCGGAACAATCACTTGTTGAATGGTTGCGCCAATATTCACCCGACGACCAAACTGAAACATTCCTACGCGGTTTCCTTGGCCGTATGCTATTCTCGGGTGAAGAAGTGAACAAGAAACCATCTGTTTTATCGGGTGGCGAAAAAGTACGCTGTATGCTATCGAAAATGATGTTGACAAGTTCAAACGTTCTACTTCTTGATGAACCGATGAACCACTTGGACCTTGAATCCATTCAAGCACTTAACAATGGGCTGATTGCATTCAAAGGCGCAATGATCTTCACATCACATGACCAACAATTCATCCAGACGGTTGCAAACCGAATTATTGAAATCCATGATGACGGTACAATCTTCGACAAATTAATGAATTACGATGAGTATATGGTGTGGAAAGAACTACAAGAAAAACAAAAAAAGTCTAAGTAAATACATGCCGTTTTCCTTAATAGGGAAACGGTTTTTTTATGTTAAAATGAGTTTTATTTCCCTTGAACTTGTGCTACTTTCGTATATAATCCGTCTAAATGGGTATAACCATATGAAAGGAGTGTTTTTCATGAGGAAAATGAATCTTTTCATCTTTTTGTTGTTAGCTGTTCTTGTCTTTTCAGGATGTACAAAAAAGCAACCGACTGCCTTAGACAATTCTGGTTCAACCAATGGTACTATAGGCCAAGATAATGTAAATGAGAGTAAAAGTGAAAGCGACGGAGAAATTGCACTGCGTGATCTTTTCCTGAAGGATGGTTCAAATGCACATTATGAAGGTGAAGGGAATGAATTCGCAGAACTAGATATTGAAGTGGCACGTCCGTTTGAAGATTATGTTGTCGTCCACGAAAATAATGGCGGTTCCCTTGTTCGTTACATCTATAAAATTGAGCCGGACAAAATCAGTATCTTGGATAAAAAGGTCGTTGAATTAATAAATGACTTCCCTTCCCAAGCTGAACTGGATGCCATGGACCCTATTGGCATTTATCTCGAAAAACCTATCAAAAAAGGGACGTCTTTCGGTAAATGGACAATCGTCGATACAGATGTAACTGTCGATACACCCTATAAGAAATTTGATCATGCATTTGTTATCGAGATGAAGGATAAAGATATTGTCAACCGTAAATATTTTGTTGAGGGTTTTGGTGAAGTTAAACGAGAAGACATCATGCAGTTAGAAGACGGTGAGTTTTTAGTCACTTCTACATTGAAGACAATCGACGAGTAAATGAAAAAAGTTGCACTCTAGACGATAACGGGTTCTCAACCTCAAAGGAAGTACGTTTACCACAGACCTATTCGCAATAGCGAATAGGTCCCTTTTTTGTTGGTGTGTAGCCATTCCTATGTCTTCATCATTAAAAAGCTTCAGCTTCGACAATGTATAACCGTCGTTGTAGAAGTTGTTTATACTGCAAAGTTGGTTATTACTTAGAAAGAGAGATCATTTTGTATTTGGGATAATTGCAGGTGTTTGTGGGGATTTGTCGAATAACTAATAATAATTAAAACTTAAAAGACCTACATAAGAGGTGTTGGTTGTGAAGAAAATTTTTATGTCCCTTTCTCTCCTTTTTATTTCTACCTTGCTTTTGATGGGCTGCAGTAATAATGAGGAAAAACTAGGGGAAATGAAGGTGAAGCAATTAACCCGGATTGATGTTCAAGCAGTGAACAATGATGAAAGCTATAACGAAGCTATAATAATTACCGATAAAGAAACAGTGGATTTATCAAAAGAGGCGTTTGAACAAATTAACTGGGAACAAAATGTAAAAGCAGAGATGAATAGAAGAGTGGATGTAAAAGTAACTTTATTTTTCAATATTGACGAAAATATGCCCGAGAATTTAGTTGAATACTTCATTTGGTTTAATCAGGGGAATGAAACGGCAACAATTATTGACAGGGTTGAAAATGCTTACGGTACATTGGACAAGGAAAATGCCAATACATTGAAAAAACTAATGTTAAACAAATAAAACCATAAAAGTATTTGCAACTTACAAAAAGTAAAAATAAAGTCAATTGTTTTTTGTAAGATGCAAATACGCGTTTCATCCTACTCATTTGCTTTATAAAAAGCATCAGGCTTTCCATCTTTCATTAAGATAATGCCGTGATATAATTGAAGATCCTCATCACAACCATCACAGAAATTTATCTCGTCCTCAGACCAAAATGCATAAAAACAATCTTTTTTCATGGCTTCACGTCTATGTTTTTTCCTTAATTCAGCAATCATTTTTTTTGAATATGCCGTTGCTAACTCGATGTCTTCAAATGCATGGCGGGAACGGATTGTTTCTTCCCAATCCTCAAACATCCACCACGGTTCATAATCTGCTTTCATATAAATCACTTCAAACATTTTCAGACCTCCCTATGTAACTCTCAGTTGAATGTTCTTCATTTTAACAAACTCTCCACTGATGTCCAATTAATTGCCTTCCCGCTAAATTCAAATGGTAGGCGTACATTGCATTTATCGGGTATAATTGAACTACTGACATGAAACTTTATTCGTTTTGAAACGTATAAAAGTATAAGGTCAAAGGAGGTCTGAACATCATGAAAGAAATCCAACAATTTATCACAAGACATTTCATCACAGCACCAATTAGCTTTGGATCATGGCTATACTTCGTTTTAGGTGCGGGTATGAATGTATTGCCGGCGACAGGCCTGTTGATAGCAATTTATTTGGGAGGAACGTTTTCCTTAAAGCAGGTTCAACTTTCATCTAACTTAAAAAAACTCGGGATGTCCCGTTCTGAATACAGTCATATAAAAGGCCAAATTACTGGTGCTAAAATGAA of the Sporosarcina sp. FSL K6-1508 genome contains:
- a CDS encoding helix-turn-helix transcriptional regulator — encoded protein: MKNVNLVKSREKKNLTQEQLAKALGYKGKQSVSNWENGHISPPLETALKISQILEDDIFFLFSNLVQENHTCEKRVI
- a CDS encoding helix-turn-helix domain-containing protein; its protein translation is MVSQRLKSARNRLKLTQEALAEKVNTSKGTISNYENGHSTPSNEMLVLLSDVLEITTDYLLGKSDNPTTNGVNNDKAFFMSKIASEFPDIDLMFRDLESMSAEEMQEVYDYIKFKKSQKGEK
- a CDS encoding ImmA/IrrE family metallo-endopeptidase translates to MGTHLEDYIYSLYMSIDITNPADLDMSLIAKEIGVEIVYKENSFRFDNEIILVRGTKSEEWMEFGHEVCHYLRHSGNQLNMHFLFMRLQEWQADSFMYHFCVPTFMLHELDLPSDRKKAIWEIQKAFNVSYEFAEIRLEKFAQKHAYVALS
- a CDS encoding tyrosine-type recombinase/integrase; the protein is MVAIMKEESKKRKKSKKHFTSKEPEVFWYLNAKGEKLWGYRHRYYDALKNRREKPKQGLASENIAIRELLKVKTDLINGNVKRVDYENITVAEWVDTWFDANENDWEISTRAQREQAIRLVIKPLLGKEKLTRLERSTYKRKYVNALLKKYDPGSVQLYHNIFKIIVNAAVEEEILPRNRFNKIVIINDKKNENFLNPDELKAFLTFAKNHECITNYTLLLILAFTGMRRGEMLGLQWNNIDFENKTISIERTRDHHGTRKPKTKNSIRTFFVDDTILNQLKTYRVWCKKTMLTYGNIWTETDYVLTSERFGTPISEKSVSEPIKRIIKETGIKRITPHGLRHTHATIMMSKGVPLNTIADRLGNTPEMVLRVYGHSFKELEIESVIAFSDAVNY
- a CDS encoding ABC-F family ATP-binding cassette domain-containing protein, which encodes MIAVSNVSLQFGDRKLFEDVNIQFNPGHCYGLIGANGAGKSTFLKILSGELEPQSGNVIMNKDERLAILKQNHFEYEESVVLDTVIMGHKRLYDIMMEKNAIYAKEDFSDEDGMRAAELEGEFGDLNGWEAESEAAILLQGLGLADEYHQLKMSELNGSDKVKVLLAQALFGKPDVLLLDEPTNSLDLKAIQWLEEFLINFDNTLIVVSHDRHFLNKVCTQIADVDFSKIQVYPGNYDFWYESSQLALKMSQDQNKKKEEKIKELQAFVARFSANASKSKQATSRKKTLEKIELDDIKPSSRRYPFVNFQMGREIGNDVLSIQDVNKTQDGRVMLKDASFTIDKEDKVILLGDPLAKTALLQLLAGETEPDSGAIKWGVTTTHAYLPIDNSEYFQGSEQSLVEWLRQYSPDDQTETFLRGFLGRMLFSGEEVNKKPSVLSGGEKVRCMLSKMMLTSSNVLLLDEPMNHLDLESIQALNNGLIAFKGAMIFTSHDQQFIQTVANRIIEIHDDGTIFDKLMNYDEYMVWKELQEKQKKSK
- a CDS encoding DUF1033 family protein translates to MFEVIYMKADYEPWWMFEDWEETIRSRHAFEDIELATAYSKKMIAELRKKHRREAMKKDCFYAFWSEDEINFCDGCDEDLQLYHGIILMKDGKPDAFYKANE